The sequence below is a genomic window from Sphingobacterium sp. ML3W.
GTAATTGAAAAATTCGGATAATTTATCCAATAAGATGCGAATTTTTGAGCCAAATCCTTTCTGTTCTTTTCATCAAAAGCTTGCTGTGCTATGTCAGGATTAATATTCTGAATAAAAACATTAAATCCAGATTCAGAAGTTTCATCTCCAAGAGGTCTTAATGAACTGAATTTAGAATGAGATAAATTATTTCGGTCAAAAGTGATTGTAAATTCCTTAAATGAACTGGAGTTTTTGTATCTACTTGTAAACACGACCATGTCTCCTAAAGCAAGTGCTTTATACCTTCCTTTTCCTTCTTTCCCATGGTATTGCCTACCACTTGGACTAGTGCTGTTAGTTTTCTTTTCCGAACCACCTAATCTACCAAACACTTCTTGTGCTTTAGTATATTCTATCCCTAATCCATTATCATTAATTTCAATCGATTCGAACCCTCCAATACTATTAGATATATATTCAATGCTTATATCTGTTGCATCAGCATCTAAGGAATTCCATATTAACTCTGATAATGCAGTTATTCCATTAGCTCTCGTCAAAGATTCTATATGATCTTTCTCTACTCCTAAATCAATGATTCTTTCCATAGCTTTTAAGATATAATTTGTTGTATTTAGCAAAACTCCTAAAACAATAAACACTTTTTGTTGAAAATTATCTAAGGCTAGCTCTTGACTACAATATTACAAAATAAAATCCTTTGAACGATTCCTCTTACGCCAAATCCTGCCTCTCAAAGCCAAACTCTACCACATCTGCAAGGCCTTTTAATACTTGCTCTAAATTTATCCATCAAGCAAAATCATAAATATTTTATGGATACACAACAAAAAGACCTGTCGTATTTCAGATTACGACTGCAAGAATTATTAAACACCAGTTTTCCTGAAAAGGCTCATGACGAAAAGTTTATCAATCAGCGTTTAAGCTGGGCTGCCAATGCTTATGAAGGTGCTTTTAGCTCGGGGAATCTCGTTGAACAATGTAATGAAATAGCCGATTACATACTTTTCGAAGGATTACATTTTTCGAAGTTTGATACCATTTTTCAAATAGTCTGCAACGAATTCGATACCAGAATGGCAGACGAAGAGTTACGGCCGTTCGCCCTGAAAATGTTCCCTGTTTGTGAGCCTATTTTCGCCAACTATGAACTAACTGATGACTTCGCATACGGTTACGAGTTTGATGAACTCTATACCGAATTAACGGGAACCATCGCAATATGGATTGAGGAGAATGGGCTTCAGTAAAAAGCAACATCTCCAAACGAACATTGATGCCCTACGAATTGTTTTTAAACTAGAAAAGGAGAACCGACATGCCACCGTAGGTGAAAGACTGTTAATGATGCAATACAGCGGATTTGGTGGTCTTAAATTCGTATTGAACCCCGTAGAGAACGAGATAGACATCAATCATTGGAGAAAAACGGAACACGATCTTTTCCCACTTACACAGAAACTCCACCAGCTTTTAAAAGAGAACGCTACCGACGAAAAACAATACCGTAGGTATGTGGACAGTATGCGGAGTTCTGTGCTCACTGCATTTTACACACCTCCACAAGTGATCGATGCCGTTTCGGCAACATTGAGAGAAAACGGTCTGGACCTGGGTAAATTCCTCGAACCTTCGGCTGGCATTGGCTCTTTTATACAATCCTTTTCAGAAAAAAGACAAGCAAGTGTCACTGCTTACGAAAAGGATTTGCTCACAGGAAAGATTTTAAAACAGCTTTATCCCGAAAGCACGATCCATATTAGCGGTTTTGAGGACATCTCCGAAAAGGAACAAAACAGCTATGATGTAGTAGCCAGTAATATTCCTTTTGGTGATACAGCTATATTCGACCTCTCTTATTCTCGAAGTAAAAACCCAGCAAAAGAACAGGCTACCCGAAGTGTCCATAATTATTTTTTTTTGAAAGGAACCGATATGCTCCGTGAAGGTGGTTTAATGGTTTTTATTACCTCGCAGGGTGTTTTGAATAGTCAGAAAAACGAGCCTATACGTCGAGCATTGATGCATGAAAATAACTTAGTTTCAGCCATCCGTTTACCTAACAATCTCTTTACTGATTATGCAGGAACGGAAGTCGGTAGCGATCTGATTATTCTGCAAAAACATACTGGAAAGCAAAACCTGAGCGAAACAGAAGAACTATTTTGTCAAAGCCAAATAACGCAATACAATACGCCAAGCAATGCCTTGTTTCAAGACAACATAAGAATTGTGCATACCGATGTAAAGCTGGATACCGATCCGTACGGAAAACCTGCATTAATCTACACGCATAAAGGTGCTGTGGAAGGAATTGCTAGAGATTTGAAACAAATGCTGCATGAAGATTTTAGAAAGCACCTGAATTTCGAGTTGTATAAAAGCGCACAAAATAAAGACCAAGTAGTACAAAACTCCATATCACAAAAGGTTAGCCCTCCTATTGCTGATCCTGTGATTCACAAATCGGAAACAAAGCCTTTATCGGCTTCAATAACAAATAAAAGTATTGCAAAAGAAAAAAGACAACTAAGCATTTTTGATCTGTTTGAAAATCCGGAAGAACAAATCGCAGTAGTCATTCCTAAAACTATCAAGACAAAAAAGCAAACCGTTCAAAGAAAAAGAGTCGTAAATAAACATCCACCCAATCTATTCAGCGGTTTGATGCAGCAACCTTATAGTCCTCCTGTTTCAAATACTCCTGCTAATGGGAATATCTCAACTCACAGTCGTAAACAAGAAGCTATCGGTGATTTGTTTTCAGTATTGAACGGAAACAACCAAGTCGAAAAGCCTGCTTTAATTAATACCATTCCCGGACCTGATCTTTACAGCAAAGAAATACAAACTTTTCACCGCAACGATTGCCTAGCAGCTGATAACGGATGGGTTGGTTATCTTAAAGATTTAGATAACGATAGACAGCAGGCAATGTTTCACCCTTTGCAATTAGCACCTTTACAAAAAGAAAGAGCGGAAGGTTATATTGGTATTCGCGATAGTTATCTCGATTTATATCAGAAAGAAGCCGAAAAACAAGCCGAACACAAAGAAGAACGGGAAAACCTTAATCATCTATACGAGGCCTTTGTTAAGAGGTACGGCAACCTCAACAGTTCTGATAACATCAAAATTATAAAAACAGATAGTGCAGGTAAGGAAGTTCCTTATCTGGAGCGCATGGTGGGCGGCGTGGTACACAAAGCGGATATATTCCATCGTCCTGTAACTTTCTCTATCGCAACATTAGTTACCGACAATCCTGATGAGGCTTTAGCATCCTCATTGAATAAGTACGGGAAAGTTGATCTGGACTATATGTCCGAAATCAGCGGACTGTCTTTCGATACCTTGAAGGAGTCTTTAAAAGAACGAATCTTTTTCAATCCACTTCAAAACGAATACGAGATAGTGGAGCGTTGGATCGCTGGTAATGTCGTTGAGAAAGGCATTGAGGTAAAAAACTATCTCGAAAGCAATCCAAACGATATCGAAGCGAAAGAAAGTCTTACGGCTTTGGAAGAAGCTAGACCAAGAAGCATCGAATTTGAGGAGCTGGACTTTAACCTCGGAGAACGCTGGATACCCACAGGGATCTATGCTCGATTTGCTTCACATCTTTTCGATACCGACGTGCGTATTCATTATGCTGAAAGCAGTGACGATTTCAACATAAAATGTGATCAGAAGAATGTCCATATTTGGGACAAATATGCTGTTAAAGCTGAAAGTCGAACCTTTGATGGAATTGCTCTGCTCAAACACGCACTGGTCAATACCACGCCTGATATTACCAAGAAAATATTCATTGAGGACAAGGAAGTCAAGGTACGGGATATGGAAGCCATACAAATGGCAAATACGAAAATTGACGAAATTCGTACTGCTTTTTCCGAATGGCTACACGCTCAAAACGATGAGTTTAAAAACCGACTAACCGATCAATACAATGATACCTTTAACTGTTTTGTACGTCCGCAATACGATGGAAGTCATCAAGAATTTCCTGGATTAGACCGTAAAGCACTAGGTATTGAAGACTTATATTCCAGTCAGAAAGATGCTGTTTGGATGATAAAGCTCAATGGAGGTGCCATCTGTGACCACGAAGTAGGTGCTGGAAAAACATTAATTATGTGTACCGCAGCACAGGAAATGAAACGTTTGGGAATGGTGCATAAACCCATGATTATGGGGTTAAAAGCTAATGTTCATGAAATTGCAGAAACCTATCGCAAAGCCTATCCATACGCTAAAATATTATATCCAGGTAAAGAAGACTTTACGCCACAAAAACGCCAACGAATTTTCGGAGATATAAAAAACAATGATTGGGATTGTGTCATATTGACCCATGACCAATTCGGAATGATTCCACAATCCCCTGAAATACAAAAGGAAATTTTGCAAGCGGAACTGAACAGTGTGGAAGATAATCTTGCCGCTCTGGAAGCACAGGGCAAGGAAATTTCAAGAGGAATGCTCAAGGGAGTAATTATCAGGAAACAAAACCTTGAAGTGAAGCTCAAAACATTAGAACATGATATTGAAAACCGTAAAGATGATGTGGTCGATTTTAAAATGATGGGGATTGATCACTTGCTTGTGGATGAAAGCCATCGTTTCAAAAATTTGATGTTCAATACCCGTCACGATCGAGTTGCCGGATTGGGCAATATGCAGGGAAGCCAAAAGGCAATGAACCTGCTTTTTGCCATCCGTACTATTCAAGAACGTACCGGAAAGGATTTGGGTGCCACCTTTCTTTCGGGTACAACCATCAGCAACTCGCTGACGGAACTGTATCTTTTATTCAAATACCTGCGTCCACAAGCATTGGAAAAACAGGGGATCAATTGTTTTGATGCCTGGTCTGCCATCTATGCAAGAAAAACCACCGATTATGAGTTTTCAGTAGCTAACAATATTGTACAAAAAGAACGTTTCCGCTACTTTATCAAAGTTCCTGAACTGGCACAGTTCTATTCAGAAATCACAGATTACCGAACAGCAAAGGATATCGGCATTGACCGTCCTGAAAAGAATGAGATATTATACAATATCCAACCGACACCACAGCAGGAAGTCTTTATCAAAAACTTAATGGATTTTGCTAAATCTGGTAATGCTACTTTACTCGGAAGGGCTCCGCTTTCTCCAAATGAAGAAAAAGCAAAGATGTTGATTGCAACAGATTATGCCCGTAAAATGTCACTGGATATGCGGATGATTAGTGCTAAATATGAAGACCATCCCGATAGCAAAGCTTCTCATTGTGCTGCAAAACTTGCGGAATATCACACACGTTTCAATGCGCAAAAAGGGACACAATTCGTTTTTTCCGATTTAGGTACTTACAAGCTTAACGAATGGAATGTCTATTCAGAAATCAAAAGGAAACTCGTTGAAGACCACGGAATCCCCGCAAACGAAATTCGTTTTATACAGGAAGCCAAGACTGATAAAATGCGAAAAGAATTCATCAACGCGATGAACGAGGGGAAGATCCGGGTATTGTTTGGCTCTACCGATATGTTGGGTACAGGCGTAAATGCTCAAAAAAGAGCTGTTGCTGTTCATCATTTAGATACACCGTGGCGACCAAGTGATCTTGCCCAGCGAGACGGACGAGCAGTTCGTAAAGGCAATGAAATCGCAAAACATTTTGCAGGCAATAACGTAGATGTCATCATTTATGCCGTAGAAAAATCATTGGATAGTTATAAGTTCAATCTACTCTACAACAAACAACTTTTTATTGACCAATTAAAATCCAACCACCTTGGAAAACGAACGATTGATGAGGGTAGTATGGATGAAAAATCGGGAATGAACTTTTCGGAGTATGTAGCCATCCTGTCAGGTAATACCGATCTATTGGATAAAGCAAAATTGGAAAAGCAGATTGCAGGACTAGAAAGTGAAAAGCAGGCTTTCAATCGTTCCAAGTTTAATTCGAAGCATAAATTCGAAGATAATACCGCAATGCTTGAAGCTGCGCAATCCCGTTTGGAACGCATGAATCTTGATTGGCAAAATTTACAGCAACGCGTACAAAAACATTCAGACGGTACGATTGTAAATCCAGTACAATTGGATGGCTTATCGCCCAATGCGGATGTAAAACAAATTGGAGCTAAACTCAATCAACTTGCGGATAAAGCTCGCACTGTAGGACAGTATGAAGAAATTGGAAGTTTATATGGATTTACATTATTGGTTAAAACTGAAATGTCGGAAAAAGAAGGTGTTGACATCCGATTGAATCGCTTTTTGATCCTAGGTGAGGGTAACATCAAGTACACGTACAATAATGGTATTATAGCTAAAGATTCTCAAACCGCAACGATGAATTTCCTAAATGCTTTGGAGAAACTTCCTGGTTATATTGAACAGGAGCAAAAGAAAATTGTTGAATTGAAAAAGGATCTACCCGTTCTTCAGGAAATAGTCAACGGTACATGGACTAAGGAAAGTAGACTAGGTGAATTGAAAACGGAATTAGCTGGAGTTGAACGAAAGATACTATTGTCTATAACTCCAGAATCTAAAGCAGAACGGGTTGAAACTGTTAAAACCGATATTCCAGAAAAAAAACTTATTCGAAGAAAGAACAGGTTTTAAATAATCCGTTCGTCTATTTTGTTTTAGCAAATTTTCAAGCAAAAGTTTTTGGTCAACAGCCAACCATTCTACAAGGTTGGCTGTTTCAATTTCACCACGGTTTAGCTGTGCAAAAATGTCTATCGGAATATCTTTTGCACTTCTTGCTCCCTTCCTTTTTACTTCGTTCATAATTGTTCAATAAGTTCTTGAATATCTATCCTGTTTGTGTAGTTTGTATCAACAAACTTGAATGTAATACAACCATTTGTATCTATTGCAAAAACGGCAGGAACAGGTAGTTCATTAGTATCGTTCTCATTGTATTCTGACAGCTCAATTCCCAAACTGCTGTAAGTAGGAATTACGTAGTCCTGAAGCCCAAACGAAATGCCTAGTTGTTTAGCCAAAGCATTGTCTTTGTCCATCAATAACTCAAAATCCCATAGGTGATTATTCTTTAATTCGTCACTATAATAGGCTGTTTGTGGTGAGATTGCCACAAGCGTTGCTTTTCCGTTTTTTAGAAGTTTTTTTATTCAATTTCATTTAGTATTCGTTTTCAATCATACCTAACCATCGTACGATATGCCGTAAGTGCTGTTCGCCGTAAAGTAGGGCAAAATTCCGTGTTTCAGGATTTTCTTTATCTTGGTAAACCTCCGTCGTTGCTTTGCAAAATCTTTTGTGAGATTAATTTTACATGCATTGATAATGCCGCTTTTCCAATGCTCGAATGTTTGTGGTATCATTTTTCAGTTTCAGTTTTAAAAGCCTCCACATATTCAAGAAATTTTTCCCTATCAATAGTTTCTTTATTCCAACTGTCATTTAGAATGAATTTTACTTTTTTATCAATCATTTTCTGAATTTCAACTCTAAATTTTT
It includes:
- a CDS encoding DUF1896 domain-containing protein; this encodes MDTQQKDLSYFRLRLQELLNTSFPEKAHDEKFINQRLSWAANAYEGAFSSGNLVEQCNEIADYILFEGLHFSKFDTIFQIVCNEFDTRMADEELRPFALKMFPVCEPIFANYELTDDFAYGYEFDELYTELTGTIAIWIEENGLQ
- a CDS encoding N-6 DNA methylase encodes the protein MGFSKKQHLQTNIDALRIVFKLEKENRHATVGERLLMMQYSGFGGLKFVLNPVENEIDINHWRKTEHDLFPLTQKLHQLLKENATDEKQYRRYVDSMRSSVLTAFYTPPQVIDAVSATLRENGLDLGKFLEPSAGIGSFIQSFSEKRQASVTAYEKDLLTGKILKQLYPESTIHISGFEDISEKEQNSYDVVASNIPFGDTAIFDLSYSRSKNPAKEQATRSVHNYFFLKGTDMLREGGLMVFITSQGVLNSQKNEPIRRALMHENNLVSAIRLPNNLFTDYAGTEVGSDLIILQKHTGKQNLSETEELFCQSQITQYNTPSNALFQDNIRIVHTDVKLDTDPYGKPALIYTHKGAVEGIARDLKQMLHEDFRKHLNFELYKSAQNKDQVVQNSISQKVSPPIADPVIHKSETKPLSASITNKSIAKEKRQLSIFDLFENPEEQIAVVIPKTIKTKKQTVQRKRVVNKHPPNLFSGLMQQPYSPPVSNTPANGNISTHSRKQEAIGDLFSVLNGNNQVEKPALINTIPGPDLYSKEIQTFHRNDCLAADNGWVGYLKDLDNDRQQAMFHPLQLAPLQKERAEGYIGIRDSYLDLYQKEAEKQAEHKEERENLNHLYEAFVKRYGNLNSSDNIKIIKTDSAGKEVPYLERMVGGVVHKADIFHRPVTFSIATLVTDNPDEALASSLNKYGKVDLDYMSEISGLSFDTLKESLKERIFFNPLQNEYEIVERWIAGNVVEKGIEVKNYLESNPNDIEAKESLTALEEARPRSIEFEELDFNLGERWIPTGIYARFASHLFDTDVRIHYAESSDDFNIKCDQKNVHIWDKYAVKAESRTFDGIALLKHALVNTTPDITKKIFIEDKEVKVRDMEAIQMANTKIDEIRTAFSEWLHAQNDEFKNRLTDQYNDTFNCFVRPQYDGSHQEFPGLDRKALGIEDLYSSQKDAVWMIKLNGGAICDHEVGAGKTLIMCTAAQEMKRLGMVHKPMIMGLKANVHEIAETYRKAYPYAKILYPGKEDFTPQKRQRIFGDIKNNDWDCVILTHDQFGMIPQSPEIQKEILQAELNSVEDNLAALEAQGKEISRGMLKGVIIRKQNLEVKLKTLEHDIENRKDDVVDFKMMGIDHLLVDESHRFKNLMFNTRHDRVAGLGNMQGSQKAMNLLFAIRTIQERTGKDLGATFLSGTTISNSLTELYLLFKYLRPQALEKQGINCFDAWSAIYARKTTDYEFSVANNIVQKERFRYFIKVPELAQFYSEITDYRTAKDIGIDRPEKNEILYNIQPTPQQEVFIKNLMDFAKSGNATLLGRAPLSPNEEKAKMLIATDYARKMSLDMRMISAKYEDHPDSKASHCAAKLAEYHTRFNAQKGTQFVFSDLGTYKLNEWNVYSEIKRKLVEDHGIPANEIRFIQEAKTDKMRKEFINAMNEGKIRVLFGSTDMLGTGVNAQKRAVAVHHLDTPWRPSDLAQRDGRAVRKGNEIAKHFAGNNVDVIIYAVEKSLDSYKFNLLYNKQLFIDQLKSNHLGKRTIDEGSMDEKSGMNFSEYVAILSGNTDLLDKAKLEKQIAGLESEKQAFNRSKFNSKHKFEDNTAMLEAAQSRLERMNLDWQNLQQRVQKHSDGTIVNPVQLDGLSPNADVKQIGAKLNQLADKARTVGQYEEIGSLYGFTLLVKTEMSEKEGVDIRLNRFLILGEGNIKYTYNNGIIAKDSQTATMNFLNALEKLPGYIEQEQKKIVELKKDLPVLQEIVNGTWTKESRLGELKTELAGVERKILLSITPESKAERVETVKTDIPEKKLIRRKNRF
- a CDS encoding redoxin domain-containing protein; translation: MAISPQTAYYSDELKNNHLWDFELLMDKDNALAKQLGISFGLQDYVIPTYSSLGIELSEYNENDTNELPVPAVFAIDTNGCITFKFVDTNYTNRIDIQELIEQL